Proteins from a genomic interval of Trifolium pratense cultivar HEN17-A07 linkage group LG6, ARS_RC_1.1, whole genome shotgun sequence:
- the LOC123892760 gene encoding glutamine-dependent NAD(+) synthetase-like isoform X1: MRLLTVATCNLNQWAMEFDSNLKQIKHSISKAKQAGAVIRLGPELEIPGYGCEDHFLELDTINHSWECLKDILVGDWTDNIVCSIGMPIIKGSERYNCQVLCFNRKIIMIRPKMCLANDGNYRELRWFTAWKQRDQLVDFQLPAHISQALGQNSVPFGYGFVKFRDTAIAAEVCEELFTPSPPHAELALNGVEVFMNASGSHHQLRKLDVRLRAFIGATHTRGGVYMYSNHQGCDGGRLYYDGCASVVVNGDVVAQGSQFSLNDIELVVASIDLDVVASLRGSLSSFQEQASCKANVPSVDVPSSLCLPFDLKIRLSFPLKIKYHSPEEEIAFGPGCWLWDYLRRSGASGFLLPLSGGADSSSVAAIVGCMCQLVVKEIANGDEQVKADAIRIGNYKDGQYPTDSREFAKRIFYTVFMGSENSSEMTKSRAKVLADEIGSWHLDVSIDGVVSALLSLFQTLTGKRPRYKKHVDINEE; this comes from the exons ATGAGGCTTTTGACAGTAGCTACTTGCAATCTCAACCAATGGGCTATGGAATTCGATTCCAACCTTAAACAAATCAAACACTCCATCTCCAAAGCCAAACAAGCCGGCGCCGTCATCAGACTTGGACCGGAGCTCGAGATTCCTGGTTATGGCTGTGAAGATCACTTCTTAGAACTCGACACCATTAACCACtc ATGGGAATGTTTGAAAGATATATTGGTTGGTGATTGGACTGATAACATAGTGTGTAGTATTGGAATGCCTATTATTAAAGGTTCTGAGAGATACAATTGTCAAGTTTTATGTTTTAATCGAAAGATTATTATGATACGACCCAAAATGTGCCTTGCAAATGATGGTAATTATAGAGAACTTCGATGGTTTACTGCTTGGAAACAAAGGGATCAACTTGTGGATTTTCAGCTTCCTGCTCATATTTCTCAGGCATTGGGCCAAAATTCAGTTCCCTTTGGTTATGGTTTTGTTAAGTTTCGAGACAC AGCTATTGCAGCTGAAGTTTGTGAAGAGCTTTTTACTCCATCACCCCCTCATGCTGAGCTTGCATTAAATGGGGTTGAAGTGTTTATGAATGCAAGTGGAAGTCATCACCAACTTAGAAAGCTTGATGTTCGTCTCCGTGCTTTTATAGGTGCCACTCATACTCGTGGAGGGGTCTATATGTACAGCAATCACCAAGGCTGTGATGGTGGTCGTCTTTACTATG ATGGATGTGCCAGTGTTGTGGTAAATGGTGATGTCGTTGCTCAAGGTTCCCAATTTTCTTTAAATGACATTGAGCTTGTGGTTGCTTCGATAGATCTAGATGTG GTTGCAAGCCTTAGAGGATCTTTAAGCAGCTTCCAAGAGCAAGCAAGTTGCAAAGCCAATGTTCCTTCAGTAGATGTACCGTCCAGTCTTTGTCTTCCTTTTGACCTTAAAATACGCCTTTCCTTTCCTCTTAAG ATAAAATATCACTCTCCTGAGGAGGAAATAGCATTTGGACCTGGTTGCTGGTTATGGGACTACTTACGAAGAAGTGGAGCATCTGGTTTTCTGCTCCCTCTTTCTGGCGGAGCAGACAGTTCCTCTGTTGCTGCGATTGTTGGGTGTATGTGCCAGCTGGTTGTGAAAG AAATTGCAAATGGGGATGAACAGGTTAAAGCTGATGCAATACGAATAGGAAACTATAAAGATGGACAGTACCCTACAGACAGCAGAGAATTTGCTAAACGAATATTTTATACGGTGTTTATGGGATCTGAAAACAG TTCGGAAATGACAAAGTCACGAGCCAAGGTACTGGCAGATGAAATTGGTTCATGGCACCTTGATGTTAGCATTGATGGAGTTGTATCTGCTCTTTTGTCATTGTTCCAAACACTTACAGGAAAGCGACCGCGCTACAAG AAGCATGTTGATATTAACGAAGAGTAG
- the LOC123892760 gene encoding glutamine-dependent NAD(+) synthetase-like isoform X2, producing MRLLTVATCNLNQWAMEFDSNLKQIKHSISKAKQAGAVIRLGPELEIPGYGCEDHFLELDTINHSWECLKDILVGDWTDNIVCSIGMPIIKGSERYNCQVLCFNRKIIMIRPKMCLANDGNYRELRWFTAWKQRDQLVDFQLPAHISQALGQNSVPFGYGFVKFRDTAIAAEVCEELFTPSPPHAELALNGVEVFMNASGSHHQLRKLDVRLRAFIGATHTRGGVYMYSNHQGCDGGRLYYDGCASVVVNGDVVAQGSQFSLNDIELVVASIDLDVVASLRGSLSSFQEQASCKANVPSVDVPSSLCLPFDLKIRLSFPLKIKYHSPEEEIAFGPGCWLWDYLRRSGASGFLLPLSGGADSSSVAAIVGCMCQLVVKEIANGDEQVKADAIRIGNYKDGQYPTDSREFAKRIFYTVFMGSENSSEMTKSRAKVLADEIGSWHLDVSIDGVVSALLSLFQTLTGKRPRYKNKD from the exons ATGAGGCTTTTGACAGTAGCTACTTGCAATCTCAACCAATGGGCTATGGAATTCGATTCCAACCTTAAACAAATCAAACACTCCATCTCCAAAGCCAAACAAGCCGGCGCCGTCATCAGACTTGGACCGGAGCTCGAGATTCCTGGTTATGGCTGTGAAGATCACTTCTTAGAACTCGACACCATTAACCACtc ATGGGAATGTTTGAAAGATATATTGGTTGGTGATTGGACTGATAACATAGTGTGTAGTATTGGAATGCCTATTATTAAAGGTTCTGAGAGATACAATTGTCAAGTTTTATGTTTTAATCGAAAGATTATTATGATACGACCCAAAATGTGCCTTGCAAATGATGGTAATTATAGAGAACTTCGATGGTTTACTGCTTGGAAACAAAGGGATCAACTTGTGGATTTTCAGCTTCCTGCTCATATTTCTCAGGCATTGGGCCAAAATTCAGTTCCCTTTGGTTATGGTTTTGTTAAGTTTCGAGACAC AGCTATTGCAGCTGAAGTTTGTGAAGAGCTTTTTACTCCATCACCCCCTCATGCTGAGCTTGCATTAAATGGGGTTGAAGTGTTTATGAATGCAAGTGGAAGTCATCACCAACTTAGAAAGCTTGATGTTCGTCTCCGTGCTTTTATAGGTGCCACTCATACTCGTGGAGGGGTCTATATGTACAGCAATCACCAAGGCTGTGATGGTGGTCGTCTTTACTATG ATGGATGTGCCAGTGTTGTGGTAAATGGTGATGTCGTTGCTCAAGGTTCCCAATTTTCTTTAAATGACATTGAGCTTGTGGTTGCTTCGATAGATCTAGATGTG GTTGCAAGCCTTAGAGGATCTTTAAGCAGCTTCCAAGAGCAAGCAAGTTGCAAAGCCAATGTTCCTTCAGTAGATGTACCGTCCAGTCTTTGTCTTCCTTTTGACCTTAAAATACGCCTTTCCTTTCCTCTTAAG ATAAAATATCACTCTCCTGAGGAGGAAATAGCATTTGGACCTGGTTGCTGGTTATGGGACTACTTACGAAGAAGTGGAGCATCTGGTTTTCTGCTCCCTCTTTCTGGCGGAGCAGACAGTTCCTCTGTTGCTGCGATTGTTGGGTGTATGTGCCAGCTGGTTGTGAAAG AAATTGCAAATGGGGATGAACAGGTTAAAGCTGATGCAATACGAATAGGAAACTATAAAGATGGACAGTACCCTACAGACAGCAGAGAATTTGCTAAACGAATATTTTATACGGTGTTTATGGGATCTGAAAACAG TTCGGAAATGACAAAGTCACGAGCCAAGGTACTGGCAGATGAAATTGGTTCATGGCACCTTGATGTTAGCATTGATGGAGTTGTATCTGCTCTTTTGTCATTGTTCCAAACACTTACAGGAAAGCGACCGCGCTACAAG AACAAAGATTAG